A DNA window from Cydia splendana chromosome 24, ilCydSple1.2, whole genome shotgun sequence contains the following coding sequences:
- the LOC134802068 gene encoding zinc finger protein 568-like, with protein sequence MAAVKSEAAEELRACRICLATDTKLFGIYEQRLDEAFIDIMGTTLSVWDGCPQHLCALCGAQLIKAHALRARAHRADELLKQALMQQHIITTSYLATLDRVSQRLALCLTIHHPTIMETTHDETKQEMEDDDFDLYHPEFDEPIINLKNNMLLESAKETELHAEDIKTDVSEMEIKEEEPAKKRKDKVRREKVRVKRDKSIKTKKKVQKIKEVEEKEPKKYKRKLKGFKKFFASEDDYIKFENTYNIEIVKLSEEEQQKELDARKESSNYLRSAYRCERCFKGFLSHTTFENHQKKTHDPSNGRNECVLCGARFRHPAGLRKHFESHTLKFICKICQFMTRHRSMAVMHADFHSGKTFVCKYCGLTFNKQTTFNTHTRVQHPLENASAGTCDVCGETFTGKRGLQQHKAIAHKKLTTPELKCRSCLVQFESVDAKTRHKVNNVCDPKLRPCAACGERFEDEETAKKHYQDNHVKEHYKCDQCDTTFAKKSSLAVHFERVHLKIKPKKPAFYKYHQYGKGRMKIRNAEICEICGKGYPDTTWLRYHQRTHTGERPYKCAQCTKSYMTPAGLQRHVVIHTGVRRWQCSQCPKTFLHQSSIYTHKLVHTGEKPYVCQICSKAFTQSGSLQTHVKYVHMKLKPPPRRRRQELYKPPS encoded by the exons ATGGCTGCAGTCAAGTCAGAAGCAGCGGAAGAACTGCGCGCGTGTAGAATATGCCTCGCTACGGACACCAAACTTTTCGGCATCTATGAACAGCGGTTAGATGAGGCTTTTATCGATATTATGGGCACTACG CTTTCAGTGTGGGATGGGTGCCCGCAACACTTGTGTGCGTTGTGTGGCGCGCAGCTCATCAAGGCGCACGCGCTGCGCGCTCGTGCGCACCGCGCCGACGAGCTGCTCAAGCAAGCTCTCATGCAGCAACATATT ATAACAACAAGCTACCTGGCAACTCTAGACCGTGTGTCGCAGCGGCTGGCCCTCTGCCTGACCATCCACCATCCCACCATCATGGAGACAACACACGACGAGACCAAACAGGAGATGGAGGATGACGACTTTGATCTGTACCACCCGG AATTCGACGAGCCCATCATCAATCTGAAGAACAATATGTTGCTGGAGAGTGCGAAAGAGACGGAGCTACACGCGGAGGATATCAAGACGGACGTGAGCGAGATGGAGATAAAGGAGGAAGAACCTGCCAAAAAGAGAAAAGACAAAGTTAGAAGAGAGAAG GTAAGAGTGAAAAGAGACAAGagtataaaaacaaagaagaaagtcCAGAAGATAAAAGAAGTAGAAGAGAAGGAACCAAAGAAGTACAAGCGGAAACTGAAGGGGTTCAAGAAGTTCTTTGCTAGTGAGGACGATTATATCAAGTTTGAGAACActtacaatatag aGATAGTAAAGTTATCAGAAGAGGAACAGCAAAAAGAGCTAGACGCACGTAAAGAGTCGAGCAACTACCTCCGCTCGGCCTACCGCTGCGAGAGGTGCTTCAAGGGGTTTCTGTCTCACACCACCTTCGAGAACCATCAGAAGAAGACACACGACCCG AGCAACGGCCGCAACGAGTGTGTTCTTTGCGGCGCGCGTTTCCGTCACCCGGCGGGTCTTAGGAAGCATTTCGAGTCCCACACACTCAAGTTTATATGCAAGATCTGCCAGTTCATGACGAGGCATCG GAGCATGGCGGTGATGCACGCTGACTTCCATTCGGGAAAGACCTTCGTCTGCAAGTACTGCGGCCTCACCTTCAA CAAACAAACTACATTCAACACGCACACACGTGTGCAGCACCCTTTAGAGAACGCCTCGGCGGGCACGTGCGACGTGTGTGGAGAGACCTTTACCGGCAAGCGAGGCCTGCAGCAACATAAGGCCATAGCGCATAAAAAG CTGACGACGCCGGAGCTGAAATGCCGCTCGTGTCTGGTTCAGTTCGAGAGCGTGGACGCGAAAACACGTCACAAGGTCAACAACGTCTGCGACCCCAAATTAAG GCCGTGTGCGGCGTGCGGCGAGCGGTTCGAAGACGAGGAAACGGCGAAGAAACACTACCAGGACAACCATGTGAAGGAGCACTACAAATGTGACCAG TGCGACACAACGTTCGCGAAGAAATCCTCCCTCGCCGTCCACTTCGAGCGCGTCCACCTCAAGATCAAGCCGAAGAAGCCCGCCTTCTACAAGTACCACCAGTACGGCAAGGGAAGAATGAAGATAAGGAACGCAGAGATCTGTGAGATCTGCGGCAAAGGATACCCG GACACGACGTGGCTGCGGTACCACCAGCGCACGCACACCGGCGAGCGGCCCTACAAGTGTGCGCAGTGCACCAAGAGCTACATGACGCCCGCCGGCTTGCAG CGTCACGTGGTGATCCACACGGGCGTGCGGCGCTGGCAGTGCTCGCAGTGCCCCAAGACGTTCCTGCACCAGTCCTCCATCTACACACACAAATTG